The following proteins come from a genomic window of Alicyclobacillus dauci:
- a CDS encoding Na+/H+ antiporter NhaC family protein produces the protein MYGSIISLIPFFVVIPIALWTKQVIPGLGVGLFIGAYLLHPSLLTGLQSAITYVVKEATTSSNLSLVLFLYGFGSFVGLIRVTGGVAGFSEWISKRIRTERGAFALTWSSSLATFMAPDFRIITIAPVVNRIFHRLGVNPQRVAYAIDVTSTPLCALVPLGTAFVGYMVGLMHTSTDHAGAAPGTYRLFIESIPFNFFAWVMLIVGFFVTFFGHRKTEESSKVVSDERRVVDLATRNRRHIEQKMRNVAAMVSMETGAVGAVPSAETMHADDGKDREKDIPNPVEVVSERVQPSALNLVVPLIVLLVLTLGLTYVSGYANGGRGVFQALVQANAAAAMLQALVVTLVFMFIFYALGRQPIDRTMFGFMQGGNEMMSVIVLLVLIWAVSAVSSDLGFAQFCQREITRFVPHAFIVPALFVFGCVISYFIGSSFGTWGMLMPLGFSLAASGGGSLPLIAGAVFASGTFGGFASPLSDNTVAMATMMKLPVMSYANYKTKSAALAAGICVALYLGFEWLF, from the coding sequence ATGTACGGATCCATTATTTCGCTCATTCCATTCTTTGTCGTCATCCCCATTGCGTTATGGACGAAACAAGTGATTCCAGGACTCGGCGTTGGCTTGTTCATTGGGGCGTATTTGCTTCATCCGTCATTGCTCACGGGATTACAATCCGCCATCACGTACGTCGTCAAGGAAGCGACGACGAGCAGCAATCTCAGTCTCGTACTGTTCTTATACGGTTTCGGGTCATTTGTGGGACTCATTCGCGTGACTGGTGGGGTCGCTGGGTTCTCTGAGTGGATCAGCAAACGAATTCGAACGGAACGTGGCGCGTTTGCATTGACCTGGTCATCATCCCTCGCGACGTTCATGGCGCCAGACTTTCGCATCATCACCATTGCGCCCGTTGTCAATCGCATTTTCCACAGACTGGGTGTCAATCCACAGCGCGTGGCATATGCAATTGATGTTACGTCAACTCCTTTGTGCGCACTGGTGCCGCTTGGCACGGCCTTTGTGGGGTACATGGTTGGTCTGATGCACACGTCTACGGATCACGCGGGAGCTGCCCCGGGCACGTATCGTCTATTTATCGAAAGCATTCCGTTCAACTTCTTTGCATGGGTGATGCTCATCGTTGGGTTCTTTGTCACCTTTTTCGGCCACCGCAAAACAGAGGAATCCTCTAAAGTGGTGAGCGACGAGCGACGTGTTGTGGACCTCGCGACTAGAAACCGTCGCCACATCGAACAAAAGATGCGGAATGTTGCTGCGATGGTCAGTATGGAAACGGGTGCCGTAGGGGCTGTTCCGAGCGCGGAAACCATGCACGCTGACGACGGCAAGGACCGTGAGAAAGATATCCCCAATCCCGTCGAAGTGGTCTCTGAGCGAGTTCAACCGAGCGCACTGAACCTAGTCGTTCCGTTGATTGTCCTCCTTGTACTGACCCTTGGGCTCACGTACGTATCTGGTTATGCCAACGGTGGTCGCGGGGTGTTTCAAGCGTTAGTGCAGGCCAATGCCGCGGCGGCCATGTTGCAAGCGTTAGTCGTCACACTCGTATTTATGTTCATCTTTTACGCGTTGGGCAGGCAGCCGATTGATCGAACTATGTTTGGGTTTATGCAAGGCGGCAATGAGATGATGTCCGTCATCGTGCTCCTTGTTCTCATTTGGGCGGTTTCTGCAGTCTCCAGCGATCTTGGGTTTGCGCAGTTTTGTCAGCGCGAGATCACGCGATTCGTGCCCCACGCGTTCATCGTTCCGGCCCTGTTTGTCTTTGGCTGTGTCATTTCTTATTTTATTGGGTCGTCATTTGGAACGTGGGGCATGCTCATGCCGCTTGGTTTTTCTTTGGCGGCGAGCGGTGGAGGCAGTTTGCCCCTGATAGCGGGCGCTGTTTTCGCGAGTGGTACATTTGGTGGTTTTGCTTCCCCTCTGAGCGATAACACGGTGGCGATGGCTACGATGATGAAGTTGCCAGTCATGAGTTATGCGAACTACAAAACAAAAAGCGCGGCACTGGCAGCGGGCATTTGTGTTGCGCTGTATCTTGGCTTTGAGTGGTTATTTTAA
- a CDS encoding ABC transporter ATP-binding protein → MNPRTLLKQFLRDYKWAYGFSILTIIASEFINVQFPHILGKFTDALQAHRLTFHDVVVYALLLFVVGVVYVLLYGIGQYRNGKFGRDFEYLLRRRLFEHWELLSTEYFRLKSIGDLLNHAMNDVQQVREALAGGVNILTNAIFLLVATLVMTFTTVSAKLTVVSIIPLLFIPFFIIWLGPRIRFASRRVQEGLSDMSELTEESFSSIRLIKATANEPVETARFQERVDEIVKRQLTLFRRSALFQSFIPTMSSISFAIALLYGGYLALSGQIRLGSFVAFTLYLGLLVQPLQQIGFVINNFQRASASLARLQILLDEKPSITDAPNPLDVQTLVGDIRVDLSSFQYRDATEPVLRDIEFHIKPGQTLGIVGRTGSGKTTLVNLLPRIFDPPANSIFIDGHDIRELPLATLRQSIAYVPQDGFLFSTSIGVNISFGDADATMEQIERAAKAACVYDDIMAFPDGFDTVIGERGVTLSGGQRQRTAIARAFLKQVPILIMDDSLSAVDMKTEKRIIEALEKVRQTRTTIIIAHRLSAVRHADQILVIEDGQIAEQGTHDELIALDGLYAKTYHMQQEGEVLVQ, encoded by the coding sequence ATGAACCCGAGAACACTGTTGAAGCAATTCTTGCGTGATTACAAATGGGCATATGGATTCTCTATTCTCACTATTATTGCCTCTGAGTTTATCAACGTTCAATTTCCGCATATTTTAGGGAAGTTTACAGATGCGTTGCAAGCGCATCGATTGACATTTCATGACGTGGTTGTCTACGCTCTATTACTATTCGTTGTCGGCGTCGTATATGTACTCCTGTATGGAATAGGCCAGTACCGAAATGGAAAGTTTGGTCGTGACTTTGAGTACCTGTTAAGGCGTCGTCTGTTCGAGCACTGGGAGCTACTGTCGACTGAATATTTCCGCTTAAAGAGTATCGGTGATTTGCTCAATCACGCCATGAACGATGTTCAGCAAGTTCGCGAAGCTTTGGCTGGTGGCGTGAACATTCTCACGAACGCGATTTTTTTACTTGTCGCGACATTGGTCATGACGTTTACAACCGTGAGTGCCAAACTCACTGTCGTGAGTATTATCCCGCTATTATTTATTCCGTTTTTCATTATTTGGCTCGGCCCAAGAATTCGTTTCGCTTCACGTCGGGTTCAAGAGGGCTTGTCGGATATGTCTGAGTTGACCGAGGAAAGTTTCAGCTCCATTCGGCTCATTAAAGCGACGGCCAACGAACCAGTCGAAACGGCGCGTTTTCAAGAACGAGTGGACGAGATCGTCAAACGGCAGTTGACCTTGTTTCGACGAAGCGCCCTATTTCAATCGTTCATTCCCACAATGAGCTCCATCAGTTTCGCCATCGCTCTCCTGTACGGAGGTTATTTGGCACTGTCTGGGCAGATTCGACTTGGGTCATTTGTGGCCTTTACGCTGTATTTGGGTTTGCTGGTACAACCGTTGCAGCAGATCGGATTCGTCATCAACAATTTTCAGCGGGCATCCGCTTCGCTCGCGCGTCTGCAAATTCTGTTGGACGAAAAACCGAGTATTACGGACGCACCGAACCCGCTAGATGTGCAAACCTTGGTCGGAGACATCCGTGTGGACCTGTCCTCGTTTCAGTATCGCGATGCGACTGAGCCCGTGCTTCGGGATATCGAGTTTCACATCAAACCCGGTCAAACGTTGGGCATTGTGGGGCGAACCGGATCGGGTAAAACGACGTTGGTCAATCTGTTACCGCGCATTTTCGATCCGCCGGCAAACAGCATTTTTATTGATGGTCACGATATCCGGGAGCTGCCGCTGGCGACACTTCGCCAATCTATCGCGTACGTGCCGCAAGATGGATTTCTCTTTTCGACAAGCATTGGCGTAAACATCTCGTTCGGTGATGCGGACGCAACAATGGAGCAGATCGAACGAGCTGCAAAAGCTGCTTGCGTATACGACGATATCATGGCGTTTCCGGACGGTTTTGACACGGTCATCGGCGAACGCGGCGTGACATTGTCCGGCGGTCAACGTCAACGGACGGCCATCGCGCGTGCTTTTCTCAAACAGGTACCCATTCTCATCATGGACGACAGTCTGTCGGCGGTGGATATGAAGACGGAGAAGCGCATTATCGAAGCGCTGGAGAAAGTCCGACAAACGCGAACGACCATCATCATCGCACACCGGTTGTCGGCGGTCCGACATGCAGACCAAATTTTAGTCATCGAAGATGGGCAAATTGCGGAGCAAGGTACCCACGACGAGTTGATTGCGCTCGACGGTTTATATGCCAAGACGTACCACATGCAGCAGGAAGGGGAGGTGCTGGTCCAATGA